One window from the genome of Garra rufa chromosome 1, GarRuf1.0, whole genome shotgun sequence encodes:
- the LOC141343895 gene encoding uncharacterized protein, whose protein sequence is MDLINWSLNAIDTIFSTRSLGSGEPNCPAGTFAAGYVMDGWEKWRVMCLAALSLEDIEDIYLFGTLITGFLLMGSGGALLYRRLMKAISVAQNPPKLTGLIETVGRAVNTQTVVIDRELGNIREKLAAVQQILDKPGDHFFQTALAKAVAGDKQPPPENKITRRSDSLTPVPRTPAEDWIPRLRVLLPPDVGRRVCDQRSQAAGVTNSGGDDDGDDHLRIVLLGKTGVGKSATGNTILKRKAFKSTLTSSSVTRECHKDTCEFNRRQISVIDTPGLFDTGVDQDQIIEEIVKCILMAAPGPHVFLLVISLGRFTQEEKDTVKMIQEMFGKTSRMYTMVLFTRGDDLRGTTIEQFIEENENLQYHIQKCGKRYHVFNNIETEDQTQVSELLDKIDHMVAENGGSFYTNEMFQQVEKNIRKEQERILKEKEEENKRKEEELKAKYNAEIEQMKKDNEIKTQEMQNELRKKEEEFKKKEEEIKKETNMNQKKKLKKNLEEQKRKYEEENQRNKFFLEKQQQKLVKILIEKHKKEKQELQQTIQRVTRQQAEREYYEISKKKNETFTAKLAQEWDEGLPVIGGAVGGLVGGVLDLGIRIKRFFN, encoded by the exons ATGGATTTGATCAACTGGTCTCTGAATGCAATTGACACCATATTCTCGACCAGAAGTCTGGGTTCGGGGGAACCCAACTGTCCTGCAGGAACGTTTGCAGCTGGATACGTGATGGACGGGTGGGAGAAGTGGCGTGTCATGTGCCTGGCCGCTCTGTCCCTGGAGGATATTGAAGATATCTATTTATTCGGAACTTTGATAACAGGGTTTCTGCTGATGGGCTCAGGTGGGGCCCTGTTGTATCGACGATTGATGAAAGCGATCAGCGTGGCTCAAAACCCCCCTAAGCTGACCGGCTTGATTGAAACGGTGGGCAGAGCTGTTAATACTCAGACTGTGGTTATAGACCGTGAATTGGGAAACATCAGGGAGAAACTTGCAGCTGTGCAACAAATTCTGGACAAACCCGGTGACCA CTTCTTCCAGACGGCCTTGGCCAAGGCCGTTGCTGGAGACAAACAACCTCCCCCGGAGAACAAGATAACGAGACGCTCTGATTCCCTTACTCCCGTCCCAAGGACACCTGCTGAAGACTGG ATCCCACGCCTTCGTGTGCTTTTACCCCCTGATGTGGGTAGGCGGGTCTGTGACCAGCGCTCTCAAGCTGCAG GTGTAACCAACAGTGGtggtgatgatgatggtgatgatcaTTTGAGAATCGTGCTGCTGGGAAAGACTGGTGTTGGGAAAAGTGCAACAGGAAACACCATACTAAAAAGAAAAGCTTTTAAATCAACATTAACTTCAAGCTCAGTGACCAGAGagtgtcataaagacacctgtgagTTCAACAGAAGACAAATATCTGTGATCGACACTCCAGGCCTGTTTGATACTGGAGTTGATCAAGATCAGATCATTGAGGAAATTGTGAAGTGCATCTTAATGGCGGCTCCTGGTCCACATGTGTTTCTGCTGGTAATTTCACTAGGACGATTCACTCAAGAGGAGAAAGATACAGTAAAGATGATCCAGGAGATGTTTGGAAAGACCTCTAGGATGTACACCATGGTGCTTTTCACCAGAGGAGACGATCTTAGAGGAACAACAATTGAACAATTTATTGAAGAAAATGAAAACTTACAGTACCACATCCAGAAGTGTGGAAAGAGATACCATGTGTTCAATAACATCGAGACTGAAGATCAGACGCAGGTTTCTGAGCTTCTGGATAAGATTGACCACATGGTGGCAGAAAATGGAGGGAGTTTCTACACCAATGAGATGTTCCAGCAGGtggagaaaaacatcagaaaggAACAAGAGAGAATACTGAAAGAGAAAGAAGAAGAGAACAAGAGAAAAGAAGAAGAGCTTAAAGCCAAATATAATGCAGAAATAGAACAAATGAAGAAAGACAATGAAATAAAAACACAGGAGATGCAGAATGAATTGAGAAAAAAAGAAGAGGAgtttaaaaagaaagaagaagagaTTAAGAAAGAAACAAATATGAATCagaaaaaaaagcttaaaaaaaaccTGGAAGAGCAAAAGAGAAAATATGAAGAGGAGAATCAAAGaaacaaattttttttagaaaaacaacaacagaaattGGTGAAAATCTTAATAGAAAAgcacaagaaagaaaaacaagaactACAACAGACAATTCAGCGTGTAACAAGACAACAAGCAGAGCGTGAATATTATGAAATCTCCAAGaagaaaaatgaaacatttaCAGCAAAACTAGCTCAAGAATGGGATGAAGGATTACCTGTTATTGGAGGAGCGGTTGGAGGTCTCGTTGGTGGGGTTCTAGACTTGGGAATAAGGATTAAAAGATTTtttaattga